The window TGCCAGTGATCCTGAAAGCAATCCCTTTTTGCTATGTATCAGTccagagaaggaagaaaatactGAATGGAGTATAGACCTGTATTCTTAATGTGTGTGATATTTGTAGGGGTATCATCAATACCATCAGTTCATCCCTGTCATTTACTGCTCCTGTCCTCTGCAGCATTACCTGACAGCATTTGGTGGGATCATCTCGAtccctctcattctctcagAGGGGCTGTGTCTGCAGCATGATAGCCTGACCCAGAGTCGCCTCattaacacaattttttttgtctctggcCTGTGCACCCTGCTGCAGGTCACCTTCGGGGTCAGGTCAGAATGATGCTACTTGTTCATTTCACAATTCACAATCCTTCAAGAAAATATTGGCAAGATTGTTTAAATGAACTCTGTttacatacaatacattaaTTTCAACCCAAACTGGGACTCTTTCTTACTTTTATGGTTTAATTACATAATTTAGTGGAAACAAACTTTAAAGTttcactaattaatatttttgtattaccagtgaattatattattgtatttaatgtgaatgtttgcCCACAGTGACAGACTCGCAGAGggttatcacccaactctgcagctttttggcttcttttagctcattattttggtcTGCTGTTTAGTTCAGTCTCAGCATGTAGCCATTTTTGGACGACCTTAGCGACTAGCAGCTGAAGACGCAGATATTTTGGGTGGACCACAGTAccggggccagccctataaatgtgaatgtccgTGAGTGAgttagtgactttttggacaaaacttttctactttccATAAAAGACACTCGCCAGCATTGCCCCACGAGCGCGAGGTCAGGTTTTgcctccacaggcacacctctcagTGTGTCTAATTTAATTGACTGCACGGTAGctgcatagatgtgaatgagcttctaacgctctctctgagtgatcattttacatgtaaatacagccaaaatcacagcagagccattgtttttaacttatgtgtatgttgattttgtcaagCAACGTCACGGTCATAAAATCAGGATTCTAGCAGTGGAGAGCAGCACCTTTGAAacggcttggaagtgactgctgcttaacatgtagtcttaatgagctgcgtttcagtcactatttcatactttttctgttgtctgacaacagaaacagaaaaacacgtaaatgagaacagctttaatgggaattcagctgtattaaattattgtatatgtgagcacagacagtaggagagaagcaaacagataaaggatcatatactaggttttgacctagacTTTTTCTTCAAGAGTTggcagagaccaaaacagacctGAAAGGCCGGAAAGTGAATACATGAGCTAACATTCATCTGATAGACGAAAACATTAATACTGATCTTGCTCCATGTCTTCCGCATGTGTAATTGGCAAGTGTTTGCTTTGCAGTGTGTCTGTTAGCTTGTTTTGGAATTCCTCTGACCTAAAAATTCAATTATGCAGCTTCAAGTTGTTGAACTGCAAaatcattttacaatattttgtaaaataactgaaactaATCTTTCTTTGGatactgtttaaaatgtaattctactgttatttatctatttttaccaaatacctgcaaaaccaataATATTCCGATCAGCCACAGCTGTTCATTGGGTTTATTGGCaataagcaaatgttagcatgctagcatgctaaactaagatggtgaacaaaTATGCATTATATCTGTTAAATATcatcatgttagcattgccattaTTAAGTTAAGAAtattaacattagcatttactTAACAGCATCTCTACCAGAGTTTCTAGTGTGGATGTAGACTCTGAGTCTCCTTCCCTTGTTGAACAAACTCTCACACCCATTATTGTACATGTTGTCGGACGAACAATTTCGgctaataacaaataaaaacaaaaaagaaaatttccaTCATATGTGAGCTAATCAGTTGCTCACTGCCCTTTAACTGCTTTCGTTTGAATGGACTTATTTCTCATTAATTGATTTGTCTGACAGATAATAATTTCTATTTATGTCACACTCTGTAGGCTTCCCATCCTACAGGGGGGTACATTTGCCGTGTTGACACCTGCCATGGCCATGTTGTCCATGCCAGAATGGAAGTGCCCAGCTTGGACTCAGAATGCCAGTCTGGTCAACACCTCCTCACCTGTCTTCATAGAAGTGTGGCAGACGCGCATGAGAACAGTGagccaacacaaacacagtgccTTCACAGCTTTTTGGATATAAACAAGTCAACAAAGACTCATGTAGTTCTAATGATTAATTCAGTGAATTCATGGTTTACCCTCTAGTAGGTAATcaatcatgtatttttttatattcgTTTGTTGTCTATCACACAGCCAAAGCAAGAGTGTTGATGTTAATGCTCATGATCTCATTTATTATGTTCCTGTCCACAGTTGCAGGGCTCTATCATGGTGGCCTCTCTCCTCCAGATCCTGATCGGTTTCTCTGGCATCATTGGTTTCCTCATGCGCTTCATTGGCCCCTTAACCATTGCCCCCACTGTCTCTCTCATAGGCCTGTCACTGTACGACTCAGCTGGAGCCAAGACTGGCAGCCACTGGGGCATCTCTGCTATGTATGTAACCACTTTCTGTCATGGTGAATGTCTCCTTGCCCAGTTGGAAAGgaattgtttttactgtgtgaaCAGGCAGTATTGGGCTGCAGATCTAGCACTGACCTTCTTTCTTAAGAGGTCACAGTCTAAAATTACATTGCAAACTAGGTTGGATATGACAACCCAGATTTTCCTGCAGCGGAGATCTTGTCTTCACCGGCCAGTTTCAAATATGAGATCAGTCTCTAATTTGCTTATCATCATGCTAATGACAGTTCTTCTCATACATGCAGGACCACAGTGCTGATCATCCTGTTCTCCCAATACCTCCGTTTCATACCAATCCCTGTTCCTGCATACAGCAAAACCAAGAAACTACACACCTCAAAGTTCTATATCTTCCAGATAATGCCTGTATGTCCTTTGGAAAGTCCTCACTCCTTGTTTTACTTTAGACTATTATACCTTAAGTTAATGATGGCAATAtgtataaattatttaaaccattttttgttgtattttatggtTACCTGGAAATACTGACAACAATACTTACATTAGATATTGATTAGATTCTCCTAGGAATTGTGGTCTCATGGTTAGTCTGCTACCTCCTCACCATCTACGGTGTCCTACCATCTGATCCAGTTCAATATGGCTACCTGGCCCGCACTGATGTAAAGGGAAATGTGGTGAGCGAAGCTTCCTGGTTCACATTTCCTTATCCTGGTAAgttcacaagaaaacacaacactgctgaaagatgtttttattaacTGTTCAATAATCACCAATTTGACTCCCAATTCAGGTCAGTGGGGGATGCCAACTGTGAGCCTGGCAGGTGTGTTTGGGTTTATGGCTGGAATAATATGCTCCATGGCAGAGTCTGTGGGTGACTACCATGCATGTGCCAGGCTCTCAGGGGCACCTCCTCCCCCCAAGCACGCCATCAGCAGGGGCATTGGTGTTGAAGGGCTAGGCTCTTTGTTGGCGGGGGCTTTTGGCACGGGCAATGGCACCACCTCATTTAGTGAGAATGTGGCAGCCCTTGGTATTACCAAGGTATGGTGAATATAACAATATTGACAGCAAACACTGTCCACCTTTAGAGTTTACCATTCAGAACAAGCAAGtacactaaaattaaaaatagattttaactAATTCATacaattatttacttttactcCCATTTCGAAAAAGCTGTACAATCTATAGAATGACTTTTGTGTGATAACAGGTGGGTAGTCGAACTGTGATTCTCCTAAGTGGAGTTTTCATGATTTTGATGGGGATTCTGGGTAAAATTGGAGCTATTTTCACAACCATCCCCACCCCTGTGATTGGGGGGATGTTCCTGATCATGTTTGGAGTCATAACTGCTGCTGGAATTTCTAATCTACAGGTAAACAAAGGCAtgactttttttgttcattgtttCCAAATGTAATTTTGCTAGTAGTGGTGTTTTGCTGACACATCTCATTTTACAGTCCACAGACATGAATTCCTCCAggaatatctttgtgtttggtttttccaTGTTTACTGCACTCGTCATTCCAAACTGGATTATGAAGAATCCTAATTTCTTAGAAACAGGTACAACCGCCAAGAaaatttcattactttttaacaGCTTTCACCTAAACTACTATTAGCTGACATGAAAGTATTCTATTTTTTCATTCGGAAAACTGAGCTGAATTTGATCTTGCATTCAGAATTTTAGCTTGATTAGAGCAGTAAGTCTCAAGATGTTTTCACTATATTGCActcatatttttctctcttgcccTTGGTTATGTGACTCAGGGGTGACAGAGGTGGACCAAGTGTTGCACATATTGCTGACCACCCATATGTTTGTAGGAGGGTTCCTTGGCTTCTTCCTTGATAACACAATTCCTGGTAAGCTGAAGAGAAAGGTTGTTACTGAATCAAATTGCACTCAATGCACATGGCAGATTTATAACAGTCCAATGTAGCTTCTGTGcatgcattttgtttctgttgtattGCTTCTCTACTAATATTTAATCATCATGTAAATCCAACTTTTGTAGTCTGTGAATGTAAACTATATGTGTGTTATTATATAGAAAAATGTGGTGTACTCTTCTAACAGTCTTTCTGATACCATTCAGGGACAAAATATGAGCGTGGCCTCTTATCCTCGGACAAAGTGCATCTTGAAGACTCTAGCAACACCTTGGGAGCTGAGGAGGTGTATGACCTCCCCTTTGGCATAACCTCTTGCCTCTCATCCAAGTCTTGGGTTCGCTACATTCCTTTCTGCTCATGGAAGGGCAACAAATCTCAGTCCAAGGCTGAGAACGCCAGTATCTCACAGAGCCTGGGGGAATGAATATGGCACAGGGAtctttgaatgaatgaactaGAAGtggtttaataaaataataaaataactacCACTTTTTTTAGGTTGCATTGCTGTTTCTTATTAATCTGGGGCCACATATATATTATCAAGATTTTCATGGCTCTTATCTTTAAACTATCTATATCTGGTTGCTTTTACCCCCCTAACTGAATAATATTCTATTATGGCACTTCATGACTTTTTATGAGCAAACTTTAAAGCAAAATACAATCCTGGTAACTCTCcctatataaaaatacaataagtTGATCTATGTTTTCTGTCCTACAGTGCATGTAGCCAAACTGCCAGCACTgtattaaatgttaatgtcgAACAccgaaaaacaaataaaaatatctgaGTGTGAACTGTATCTGTAACATTCTGTCTACACTagttaaaagagaagaaatactAACAATTAAAGTGCTACTACGTTCTACCA is drawn from Xiphias gladius isolate SHS-SW01 ecotype Sanya breed wild chromosome 4, ASM1685928v1, whole genome shotgun sequence and contains these coding sequences:
- the LOC120789341 gene encoding solute carrier family 23 member 1-like — its product is MASGRESGGLDNLAFDISEQVNDQPREKMDRTFGSSCVAEDDGNKPTYCVTDIPPWYLCIFLAIQHYLTAFGGIISIPLILSEGLCLQHDSLTQSRLINTIFFVSGLCTLLQVTFGVRLPILQGGTFAVLTPAMAMLSMPEWKCPAWTQNASLVNTSSPVFIEVWQTRMRTLQGSIMVASLLQILIGFSGIIGFLMRFIGPLTIAPTVSLIGLSLYDSAGAKTGSHWGISAMTTVLIILFSQYLRFIPIPVPAYSKTKKLHTSKFYIFQIMPILLGIVVSWLVCYLLTIYGVLPSDPVQYGYLARTDVKGNVVSEASWFTFPYPGQWGMPTVSLAGVFGFMAGIICSMAESVGDYHACARLSGAPPPPKHAISRGIGVEGLGSLLAGAFGTGNGTTSFSENVAALGITKVGSRTVILLSGVFMILMGILGKIGAIFTTIPTPVIGGMFLIMFGVITAAGISNLQSTDMNSSRNIFVFGFSMFTALVIPNWIMKNPNFLETGVTEVDQVLHILLTTHMFVGGFLGFFLDNTIPGTKYERGLLSSDKVHLEDSSNTLGAEEVYDLPFGITSCLSSKSWVRYIPFCSWKGNKSQSKAENASISQSLGE